TCCTCATGCGTTTCCTGACCGTTCCGGACGCCAAGACGGCCCGCAACTCGATCATCGTCGCGACCTGGATCATCGGGCTCTTCTACCTGATGACCCCGATCATGGGCTACGGCGCGGCCCTGCTGGTCGGACAGGACGTCATCGCCGAACAGAACCCCGCCGGCAACACCGCGGCCCCGCAGCTCGCCGGAGAGCTCGGCGGCCCCATCTTCCTGGCCTTCATCTCGGCGGTGGCCTTCGCGACCATCGTGGCGGTGGTGGCCGGGCTCGTGATCGCCGCCTCCAGCGCCTTCGCCCACGACTTCTACACCAATGTCATCCGGGGGGGCCAGGCGAGCGAGCAGGAGCAGTTTAGGGCCGCCCGCATCGCGGCCGTCGCCGTCTCCCTCGGGGCGATGCTCCTCGCCATCTTCGCCCGCGACTTCAACGTGGCGTTCCTGGTCGCGCTGGCCTTCGCGGTCGCCGCGAGCGCGAACGTGCCGACCATCCTGTTCACCATCTTCTGGCGCAGGTTCAACACCGCGGGCGCCATCGCGGGCATCCTCACCGGGCTCATCTCGTGCATCGTCCTGATCATCCTCAGCCCCAACATCCTCGACGTCTTCCCGCTGGCGAACCCGGCGATCATCTCCATGCCGCTGGGCTTCGCCGCCTGCTACCTGGGAACGATCCTCACGGGCGAGGCCGCAGAGCGCGAGATGGCGGAGGGCAAGCAGATCTCCTACGACGAGATCTACGTCCGCGCCAATACCGGCATCACCCGCCTCGAAGAGGAGCTGCGGACGGCCGCTCCCGCCGAGGAGCCGCGGACCACGTAGAGGAAAGAGGACCCGCAAGAGAAGAGGCCCCCGTCCGAGGACGGGGGCCTCTTCTCTGCTTTTGTCGCTATCCCTCCAGGCGCGCGCTCACGCTGATATCCACGTTGCCCCGCAGGGCGTTGCTGACCGGGCAGCCCTGCTCGGCCTGCTCGACCGCGCTCCGGAAACCCTCCTCGTCGAGGCCGGGGACCCTGCCCCTGACGTCCAGTTGCATCCGGGAGATCCTGAAACCCCCATCCGCCTCCTCGAAGGTTGAGGTCGCACCGATCTCCAGCCGCTCCGGCGGGTTGCCCCCCTCACCGAGCACGAAGGAGAGGGCCATGGCGAAACACGACGCGTGGGCCGCCGCGATGAGCTCCTCGGGGCTGGTCTTGCCGTCGGGGCTCTCGGTGCGCGACGCCCAGGTGACCGGCATCTCCCCGAAGGCCCCGCTGCCCACGGTGAACCTCCCGCTGCCCCGGAGGAGGTCTCCCTCCCACACGACCTCGGCCCGGCGCTCCGCAGCCATCTCTCCCAACCCCTCCTCTCTGAAAAGCCTACAGTGAGAACGACCCCATGCTACAGGAGGGCGGCGGGCCGCGCCACGGGCACCCTACTCCCCTGCGGCCTCCTCGAGCTTGCTCCGGTAGGCCGGGGGCTCCGCCCGTATGTTCCCGCTCTCGGTTATCCTCCCGGCGAACAGGAAGGCGGTCTGGCGCAGGGAGGACTCGAGGTCGAACGGGTGCAGCGCGGAGGTGGCGTCCCTGGGGACCACCACGCCGTACCAGCGCAGGGCCGCGCTCGCCGCGGTGTAGTGGACGCAGATGCTGGCCACCGTGCCGCAGATTACGAGGGTGTCCACCCCCCAGACCCGCAGGAAGTGGTCGAGGTGGGTGCCGTAGAAGGCATCGTAGCGCACCTTGCGGAGGACGAGCTCGTCCTCGCGGGGCTCGAGCTCGTCCACGATCCGCCATCCCCACGTTCCCTCCCGGCAGTGCTCGCCCCAGATCTCCCACTCCGGGTCTCCCTCGGTGTGGGTGTCCTGGGTGAAGACGACCCTCATGCCGGATTCGCGGGCGAGATCGAGAAGCCTCTTTATGGCGGGGATGGTCGCCTCGGCGTCCGGAACGACGAGCGCCCCGCCCTCCTTGACGAAGTCGTTCTGCATGTCCACGACGATGAGCGCCGTGCTCGCCGGATCCACCCGGACCTCTCCGTGAACCTCGTACTCCGGAACCTCGACCGTACGGGCCATGGCGCTCCTCCTTCTCTCCCGACAGCAGCGTATATTTTACCGCCCGGCCAGCCGCTGCTCACGGATCCGGGCCCGGTCCGGCTCTATGAACGCCGGATCTCGGGAGGGGACGGCGTTTGCCGCCGCTTGCCGGAGGCCGGGCCGCCCGGCCTCGACCACGAAGGAAGCCCGGGTGTAGACGCGGGCTCCGGGCTGGCTGACGTAGGGGACTATGCGGTAGTCCGTCCGCCAGCGTTCCGGGGTCACGGTGCAGCGGACGTAGCCGCGCTGGCCGTTGAAGAACTTTATGTGCGGGTTCCCGGCCAGGATCGCCTGCTGCTCGGCGCTGGTGTCCGCCCCGTCGCCGCCGGAGCTGATGGAGGTGCCGACGAACTCCACCCCCACCACCTCCGAGCCGGGATCGTCGAAGTCCCGGAGGATCTCGCTCACCCAGTTGTTGTGCACGTCCCCGGTTATGACGACGGGGTTGTGGACGCCGCTGCGGGCCATGAAATCCACGATCCTGTCGCGCTGGGCCTCGTAGCCGTCCCAGGCGTCCATGCTGTAGGTCACTCCCCCGGTGGTGTCGAAGTCCCGGCGGGAGAAGAACACCTGCTGGGCGAGCACGTTCCACCGGGCGTAGGAGCCGGCGAGCCCATCGAACAACCACCGCTCCTGCTCCCGGCCGGTCATGGTCCTGTCGGGGCTGCGGGACTCCTCACCGGGCGGCTTTATCCCGTCGCCGTAGGCCTGGTCGTCCCGGTACTGGCGGGTGTCGAGGAGGTTGAACTCCACGAGATTGCCCCAGGTGAGCCGTCGGTAGAGCCGCATGTCCGGTCCCCGCGGGACGGAGGAGCGCCTGAGGGGCATGTGCTCGTAGTAGGCCTGATAGGCCGCGGCCCGCCGCCGCAGAAAGGCCTCCGGCGACTGGCCCTGCTCCGGGATCTCACCGGCGTAGTTGTTCTCGACCTCGTGGTCGTCCCAGGTGACGAGCCAGGGGAAGGCGGCGTGGGCGGCCTGCAGGTCCCGGTCCGACCGGTAGAGGGCGTGCCGGTTGCGGTAGGCGGCGAGGGTGACGGTCTCGGGACCGTCGTGCAGCCGGACGTTGCCCCCCGGCGCCCGGTACTCGTTGGGCCCGTACTCGTAGATGTAGTCGCCGAGGTGCAGGACGAGGTCCAGATCCTCCTCCGCCATCCGCCGGTAGGCGTTGTAGTAGCCGTGCTCGTACTGCTGACAGGAGGCGAAGGCGAAAGACATCCGTCCTGCGTCCCTCCCGAAGGAAGGAAGCGTCCTGGCCCGGCCGACGGGGCTCACCTCCCCCCCGGCCTCAAACCTGTACCAGTACCACCTCCCGGCCCTCAAGCCCCCAACCTCAACGTGCACCGAGTGCCCCAGCTCCGGCCGCGCCTCAACCCTCCCCCGCCTCACCACCCCACGGCCAAAGCCCTCCTCCTCCGAGACCTCCCAGCGCACTAGAACCTTCCTGTCGGGCGGCATCCCCCCGCGGCCGTCCCCGGCGAGGGGCTCCGGGGCCAGGCGGGTCCAGATGACGAAGCCGTCGGGGGATGGGTCTCCAGAGGCCACCCCCAGCCGGAACGGGTAGTCCCGGAAGGCCGGCCGCGCCACCGCCTTCTCGACGAAAGGACCCACCCCGAAGACGAGCGCCGCAGCCCCCGCACCGCTGGCCCTGACGAAGGTTCTGCGGTCGATGCCACCGCGCCCCAGCCGGATGCCGTCCATCTCCATGTACGGTACCCCCTCCCGTAGCGTAGCCCGCGGAAAGCTCCTCTGCGGCGCGGAAGCATACCAGCCTTCCCGCGGCGGCTGGTTGCAGGGGCGTAAAACCTTCTTTAAAAGAAGCTCATGCCGGTCCGCCGAACCCGAGCACCCGGCGCGCGGACTCCAGCGACACCCTCCTGACCGGGCCGGGGTCCGCGCCAGGAAAGAAGATCACCGGCGACCGCAGCGCGCCGAGCGCGCACTCGGCCCGCATCTGCTCCTCGAGGCCCGCCCCAGACCCCGCGAGCGCCGCCCGCAGCCGCAGGTTCAGCGCGCACACCCGCTCCCCGATCCGGGGCCGGTTCAGGATCGCCAGATCGGTCGCCAGGAGCACCGTCAGGCGGCGGTTGCGGAGCATGACCTCCAGATACCCCTCGAGCAGCTCCTCCCTGCCGGGGCCTCCCTCCAGCAGCTCCTCCACCTCCTCAAAAAGGGGCTGGAAGAGCGCCTGCAGGATGTCGTCCTTGTGCGGGAAGTGGTGCACGATCCCGGCCTTGCTCAGACCGACCTCTTCGGCGACGGCGCTGAGCGGCGTCCCCTCGTAGCCCCGCTCCGAAAACATCCGCAGCGCCACCTCCAGGATCTGCCGCCGCCGAACCTCCGCCAGATGCCGCACCCTTCCGTAACCCCCTTCGGTAGCGAAAACTGCCCGTACAGAGCCAGAAGAATACACCTTTTCGCCCTTTTTGCGCCTTGACACCCACTATAGCAACGAGCAATACTTTTACCGTACGTAAGGTAAGTTGGGTCGGGGACTCCGGCAGGGCCCGGCGTGAGGTGCACCTCCATGCGGGGTTTGGGGACGATTGTGTCTTCAGCGGCTGGGGTTTCGCGACCCAAAAGAAAGGAGGATGCATGGGGGGACATGCGAGCGGGAGGCTCAAACGGCTGCTGACTCTGTGGTTTGGGCTGTTGTTCGGTGTTGCGCTCGTCACGCTGGTGGCGGGGGCCGGCAGGGGTGAGGCGGCTTCGCAGCTGAAGGGCTCCTTCCGGGGTAACGCCTATGGCACCTATGCGAACGCCCAGGCCGGTCCGGTGGCGGCGACGCTCGGGCGTTCGGCCTTCATCCCCTGTCCGTGCAACGGAACCGGGGGCAAGACACGCTCCAACTCCGTCGACTCGCTCGACGCCGGTCGGGTGCTGAAGGCGGGGGTGCTGCGCAGCACCGTCTTCACCAGGAAGACCTCCACCTCGGCGCGGGTGCGGAACACCTCCACGGTGAGCGGGCTCAACCTGCTCGACGGTCTCATCACGGCCGACGCGGTGAGGGCCGTGGCCAACACCAACGCCGACGCCCGGAGGATAAGGGCCTCGGCCACCGGTTCCTCCTTCGTCGACCTGCGGGTCAACGGTAAGCGGGTGGCCGACGTCTCGCCCAACACCAGGATAAACCTCCCCGGGCTCGGGTACGTCGTCCTCAAGAGCGTCAAGCCCGGCGGCAACGGCAAGAGTCTACGGACGGTCAGGGTGGAGATGATCACGGTCGTCGTCACCCGGGAGAACGACTTCGGGCTGCCGGTCGGGGCCAGGATCGTGGTGGCTCACGCCTACAGCGGCTTCTCCCGCAACCAGCCGAAGGTCATCGTCGGCGGCCAGGCCTACGCGGCGACCGCCAACGCCAAGATCGGGGACACCCTCCAGAACAACATCGGCAAGGCCGCCTTCGTGGTCATGGGGTGCGAGGGGACCGGCGGCAAGGTACGGACCAACAACATAGCGGCCCTGAGCGCCGGCAACGTCCTCTCCATCGGCAGCGGGAGGACCACCGCCTTCGGCGGCCGGCGCGGCTCCGGCACCGTCGCCAGGACCACCGCCACGGTCCAGGATCTCAGCCTGCTCGGCGGTCTCATCACGGCTGATGCGGTAAAGGCCGTGGCTCGCGACACCTTCAGGAACGGCCGGAGGATCAGCTCCACCCAGGGCACCGAGTTCGCCCGGCTGCGGGTCGCGGGGATTCCGCTCCCCATAAACGTCCGGCCGAACACACGCCTGGACCTCCCCGGCCTCGGCTACGTGGTGGTGAACGAGCAGAAGGTACCTCCGCGGGGCTCCGGCGGCAGGACCCAGGTCAACGGTCTGCGGGTGGTGGTGACCCGGAACAACCTGCTCGGGCTCCCGGTGGGCGCCCAGATCACGGTGGCCCACGCCAGCAGCCGGGTGGCCCGCTTCTGAGGAGAACGGAATCCTCCGGACTCGGGGGCGGCCGTACGGCCGCCCCTCACTTCTTTCCCCTGCTGCGGAGGGCGGGGAGCACCTCCCCCACGACGAGGGCCGAGAGGATCAGGACTGCCCCGAGGAGCTGCACCGGGTTGAGCCTGTCGCCGGCGAGCCAGTAGCCGAAGAGGGCGGCGAAGACGGGCTCCATGGTCAGGATCACGGCGGCCCGGGCGGCGGTTATGTGCTGCTGGACGGTGGTCTGCACCCAGAAGGCCCCGGCCGAGGCCACCAGGCCGGTGAGGAGGAGGGCGGGCCAGACCCCTGCAGGGGGAGCGCTCACGGGCTCGAAGAGCGGCCACATCAGCCAGAAGAGCGCCGCCATGGAGAGCATCTGGGCGAAGGCCAGCACTCCGGCGTCGTGCTCGCGGGCGTAGCGGGAGAGCAGGGCGATGTGCAGCCCGAGCGCCGCCGCGCAGCCGAGGGTGAGCGCGTCGCCCACCCTGACACCGGAGGGGCTCTGGCCCGCGAGCAGCACCATGCCGAGCATGCTGAGCCCCACCGCCAGCATCACCCGGCGGGAGAGCCGCTCCCCGAACAGGAACCGGGCGGCCAGCGGGGCGAAGACCACGAACAGGCCGGTTATGAGCCCGGAGTTGGTTGGCGTGGTGTACAGAAGCCCCAGGGTCTGCAGGAGGTAGCCCGCCGCCAGCACCACCCCGATGCCACTCCCCACGAGCAGCGTCCGCGCCGCCGTCCGGCGGGCCATGAGCGGGGCCATCGCCCCGCTCGCCAACGTGAAGCGCAGCGCCAGAAACCCCAGCACCCCGTAGGCGGTGATGGCCTCCTGCACGACGACGAAGGTCCACCCCCAGACGGCGGTGACCCCGAGGAGCAGCAGCGTGTACAGAAGCCGCACGGCAGGTAAGTCTACCCCAACGGCCGGGGCCCGCGGTGCTAGTGTATGCGTCTGAGGAAGATCTTTAAAAACCGGAGAAGAAGAGAGGCTGGATGGAGATGAGGTCGGCGAGGGTAGCGTCACCGTTCGAGCGCGGCGGGGGCCCGGGGCTGCCCCTGGTGCTGCTGCACGCCTTTCCACTGAGCGGGAGGATGTGGGAGCCGCAGGTGGCGGCGTTCTCCGTGGATCGCCGGGTCATAACCCCGGACTACCCGGGGTTCGGACGCGTCCGGCGCACCCCGGCGCAGCCCGACGTCCGCTACTACGCCGAGGAGGTGCGCTCGCTGCTGGACCGGCTGGAGCTGGAGCGGGTGGTCCTCGGAGGCCTCTCCATGGGCGGGTACGTGGCCTTCGAGTGCCTCCGGCTCTTCCCCGAGAGGATAGCGGCCCTGGTGCTCGCCGACACCCGGCCCGACCCGGACACCGAGCAGATGAGGGAGAGCCGCCGGGAGCTGGCCCGCAGGGTCGCCGAGGAGGGAGTCGGGGTGCTGGTGGAGACGCAGCCGAAGCGCCTGCTCTCCCCGCGGACGCTGGAGAGGCGCCCGAAGGTGGTGGAGCGGGTGAAGGAGATGATCCTGGAGAGCACTCCGGGCGGCGTGGTGGCCGCGCTGGGGGCCATGCGCGATCGGCCGGACTCCACCCCGCTGCTGGAGGAGATCCGGGTCCCCACCCTGGTCGTCGGGGGCGAGGACGACGCCCTCTCCACCCCGGAGTTGATGGGCGAGATGGCCGCGAAGATCCCGGACTCCCGCCACGTGGTGCTCCCGCACGCCGGGCACCTCTGCAGCCTGGAGAACCCGGAGGGCTTCAACGCGGCGCTCGAGGAGCTCCTGCGAGACCTCGGTTAAAGAACTTCACCGGCGGGGAGGCTTCGGGTAAACTCCCTGCCGGTGACCCGCATCGTCCACATCTCCGATCTGCACTTCGGCAAGCCCGCCGCCCACGAGCGGCTCGAAGCCCTGAAAGGACTGGTGCCCGGCCTGCGTCCCACCGCGGTGGCCGTCTCCGGCGACCTGACCCAGCGCTGCGCCAACCGCGAGTTCGAACAGGCCCGCTCCTACTTGAAGGAGCTGGAGAGAAGTGCCCCCTGCATCGTCGTGCCGGGCAACCACGACATCCGCTGGCTGGGCGCGGTGGCACGCAACCTGGGGTTCGCCGGCCTCTTCCGCCGCAAGGCCCACGAGTTCAAGTACTCCCGCTACCGGCGTTACATCCGTGAAGAGCTCAGCCCCGCACTCGAGATCCCGGGCGCCGTCATCGCCGGGCTCAACACCGCCCACGGCATCAGCCGCGGCTCCCTCACCCGGCGCCTGAAGGACCTGGGCGTGATCGGCCACGTCCGCCGGAGCGACGTGGAGCGGGCGCGCCGGCTGTTCGAGCAGGCTCCGCCAGGGGCGGCCCGGGTCGTCATGATCCACCACAACCCCATAAAGGGCCCCGTCTCCGGCCGCCACGGCCTGGCCAACACCGAATGGGCCCTGGAGGTCCTCGCCTCCATCGGCACCGAGCTGATCCTCTGCGGCCACGACCACCAGGAGGCCATCCACGCCATAGAACGCACCCCCGGGCTCGTGATCTCCACTGCGGGCACCATCTCCAACCGCGTACGCCCGGGACGCTCCTCCAGCTTCAACCTGGTGGACATCGGCCAGGAGAGCCTCAGGATCGTCACCTACACCTGGAACCGCGACATGAAAAACTTCCTCCCCTCCACCGAGAGGCTCTTCCCCCGCCCCCGCAAGCCCAGACGGTATAATTTGAACTCGATGAAAGATGATGGAAGGGATCTGGGCCATGTGGAGCAGACTGACCCGCGGCGGTGACGGCCTCCCCCGCGAAAAGGTGGACGCCGTCGTCCGACTCATAGACCAGTACCTGGCCGAAGAAGCAGCCCTGCGTAACCTGCAGTCCGATAAACAGACCATACACCCCAGGGACCTCCCACCCCACAAACGGGAAGCCCTCATCCGGGAAATCTTCGAGATCCTCCGCGATACTAAAAAGTAGCCCCAAGCCCAGACTACAACACCTCTTCCGAAACCACCCGGCCGTCGACGCTTCACAATATAGGGCAGGGGGGTATAATGATCGTTGCGGTGGACGGAGTGTTCTACACGGGGACGGCGAGCGGATGAGCGATAAGCGACTTCAGGTGATCACGCTCCCGGTCACGGGGATGACTTGTGCCTCGTGCGCGAACCGGGTGGAGAAGGCGCTTGCGCGGGCGCCGGGGGTTTCTTCGGCGAACGTGAACTTTGCTGCGGAGAAGGCCAGCGTGGAGTATGACCCGGAGGAGACGGATCCGGACCGCCTGGTAAGGGCCGTAGAGGAGGCGGGATACGGCGCGCGGACGCGCAAGGCGAGCTTCGGGGTCACGGGGATGAGCTGCGCGAGCTGTGTGGGACGCGTGGAGAGGGCACTCCGGCGGGTACCGGGGGTACTCGAAGTGAGCGTGAACCTCGCGGCCGAGAGAGCGAGCGTGGAGTACCTGCCGGGGACGGTGGAGTTGGAGGACCTCGAGCGGGCCGTGGAGGGCGCCGGCTACGGCGTGGTTCGCGAGGAGGAAGAGGAGAGCTTCGAGGACGTCCACGAGCGGGAGTACCGAAAGCTCAGGAACGACTTCCTCTGGGCGGCGGGGCTAACGACCTTCATCGTGCTCGGCAGCCTACCGATGATCTTCGGGTTCGAGCCTCCGGTTCCGAGGGGCTGGCTCAACGCAGGGCTTCTATTGTTGGCGACGCCGGTACAGTTCTGGGCCGGGCGGCGCTTCTACCGGAGCGCCTGGGGTGCGCTCAGGCACGGGCAGGCCAACATGAGCACGCTGGTGGTGCTGGGCACCAGCGCTGCCTACCTCTACAGCGCGATAGCCACCTTCGCGCCGCAACTGTTCGCCGGCCGGGCCGACGTGTACTTCGACACCTCATCGGTCATCATCACGCTCATCCTGCTCGGGAGGCTGCTCGAGGCGCGGGCCAGGGGCAGGACCAACGAGGCCATAAAGAAGCTCGCGGGCCTGCAGGCCAGGACTGCTCGCGTGGTTCGCAACGGCGAAGAGAGGGATGTCCCCGTCGAGGAGGTGGAGGAGGGGGACGTGGTAGTGGTGCGGCCCGGCGAGAAGGTACCGGTGGACGGCGTGGTCGTCGCCGGGGAGTCGGCGGTGGACGAGTCCATGATCACGGGCGAGCCCATGCCGGTGGTCAAGCGAGCCGGGGACGAGGTCATCGGTGCGACCATGAACACCTCCGGATCGTTCAGGTTTAAGGCTACGAAGGTCGGCAGGGACACGGCGCTCGCCCGGATCATACGGATGGTAGAGGAGGCGCAAGGCTCGAAGGCCCCCATTCAGCGCCTGGCCGATCGGATCAGCGGCGTCTTCGTCCCGGCGGTTATGGCCGTGGCCGCCGTCACCTTCGGTCTCTGGCTGGCCTTCGGACCCGAGCCGGCCCTCACCTTCGCCCTGCTGAACATGGTGGCCGTCCTGATCATCGCCTGTCCGTGCGCCATGGGCCTGGCTACGCCGACCTCGATCATGGTCGGCACCGGCAAGGGCGCCGAGATGGGCGTGCTGATCAAGGGCGGCGAGGCTCTGGAGAACGCCCACGGGCTCGACGCCGTCGTGCTGGACAAAACGGGCACCCTCACGCGTGGTGAGCCGGAGCTGACCGACGTGGCAACCTACGACGGCCTTCCGGAGCAGGAGTTACTGCAGCTCGTCGCTTCCGCGGAGCGCAGCTCCGAGCATCCGCTGGGCGAGGCCATCGTCAGAGGCGCGAGGAAGCGCGGCGTCGAACCGGGCGAGGCCGAGGGGTTCGAAGCCGTTGCCGGAGGAGGCGTGAAGGCCCGGGTGGAGGGACGCAACGTCCTCGTCGGTAGCCAGCGCTTCCTCGAGGAGTCCGGCATCTCCGGGGACGGGCTCGCGCCCCGCGGTGAGGAGCTCGCCCGGGACGGCAAGACCCCCGTCTTCGTGGCGGTCGACGGCGAGCCGGCCGGTCTGGTCGCCGTCGCCGACACGTTGAGAGAAGAGGCGCGAGAGGCCATCGAGCAGCTCCACGGAATGGGGCTCGAGGTCGCCATGATCACCGGCGACGACCGGCGCACGGCCGAAGCCATAGCGAGAGAGCTGGGCATCGACCGTGTGCTCGCCGAGGTGCTGCCGCAGGACAAGGCCGCCGAGGTTCGGCGCCTGCAGGAGGAGGGCAGGAAGGTCGGCATGGTCGGCGACGGGATAAACGACGCACCGGCGCTCGCACAGGCTGACGTGGGCATCGCCATCGGCACCGGCACCGACGTGGCGATGGAGGCCGCGGACATAACGCTCATCAGCGGCGACGTGCGCGGGGTGGCACGCGCCATAAAGCTCTCCAAGGCCACGATGAAGAACATAAAGCAAAACCTGTTCTGGGCGTTCGCCTACAACGTTGCGCTCATACCGGTGGCCGCGGGCGTACTCTATCTGTTCTTCTCGGACGGCACGGTACCGGAGGTTTTGCATCCCATCCTGGGCGAGTACGGGTTCCTAAACCCGGTGCTCGCGGCGGCGGCGATGGCGCTCTCGTCGGTGACGGTGCTCGGCAACGCGCTCAGGCTCCGCCGGGTGCGGATAGCCTGATGTCGGAAGAGAGGTCTAGGAGCGAGGCTCCTTCGAACGGAGGTTCCTGCGACGTGCACGGCTACATAAAGGCGGACCACAAGGACAAGCTGATAAACCGTCTGCGCCGGATAGAGGGGCAGGTGCGGGGCGTGCAGGGGATGGTCGAGCGCGAGGAGTACTGCATAGACATCCTCACTCAGATCTCCAGCCTCATCGCCGCCTCGGAGAAAGTAGCCGCGATGGTGCTGAAAGACCACATGGATCACTGCGTACGGGAGGCCGTGAAGGACGGAGAGCGTGCGGACGAAAAGATGGAGGAGCTGACCGCTGCCGTAGAGCGATTCCTGAAGCTGGACAGGAGGTAACCGGAGATGACCGAGATCAGGTTGACCGTTCCGGACATGAGCTGCGGCCACTGCAAGGCCGCCATCGAGGGGGAGCTCACGAAGCTCCCCACCGTCCAGGCCAACGCCGATCCGGACACCAAGATCGTCGAGGTCTCCTACGACGAGAGCCGGGTCGGCGAGAAGGAGATAAAGGCCGCCATCGAGGAGGCCGGCTACACCGTCGCCGCCTGAAGGCGGCGACATAACCGGAGAACGGAGGGCGCGGGAGAACTCCTGCGCCCTTACCTCGTTTAAGACGGAGGGGATGGGGGGTATACCGGGCGGGACATGAGGGCCTGCATGGGGACCACAATATCCCGGGAGGGAGGCTACCCGCTTGACCGAACTCAACCTGATGCTCCTGATCGTGGGTGGGGTGGTGCTGCTTGTCGGGCTGCTCTCCGGTCCGATCAAGCGCAGCCTCCTCTCGGCGCCGCTGGTCGCCCTGCTCGTAGGCGTTCTGGTCGGCCCTTCGGTGCTCGGGTTGCTGGACCCCACCGGGTGGGGCAGGCAGGCGACCGTCCTGGAGCAGGCAGCGCGCCTCACGGTCGCGATCTCGCTGATGGGCATAGCCCTGCGCCTCCCGTCCGGGTACCCGCTGAAGAGCTGGCGGTCCCTGATCGTCATGCTCGGCCCGGTGATGACGCTCATGTGGCT
The Rubrobacter xylanophilus genome window above contains:
- a CDS encoding heavy metal translocating P-type ATPase, producing MSDKRLQVITLPVTGMTCASCANRVEKALARAPGVSSANVNFAAEKASVEYDPEETDPDRLVRAVEEAGYGARTRKASFGVTGMSCASCVGRVERALRRVPGVLEVSVNLAAERASVEYLPGTVELEDLERAVEGAGYGVVREEEEESFEDVHEREYRKLRNDFLWAAGLTTFIVLGSLPMIFGFEPPVPRGWLNAGLLLLATPVQFWAGRRFYRSAWGALRHGQANMSTLVVLGTSAAYLYSAIATFAPQLFAGRADVYFDTSSVIITLILLGRLLEARARGRTNEAIKKLAGLQARTARVVRNGEERDVPVEEVEEGDVVVVRPGEKVPVDGVVVAGESAVDESMITGEPMPVVKRAGDEVIGATMNTSGSFRFKATKVGRDTALARIIRMVEEAQGSKAPIQRLADRISGVFVPAVMAVAAVTFGLWLAFGPEPALTFALLNMVAVLIIACPCAMGLATPTSIMVGTGKGAEMGVLIKGGEALENAHGLDAVVLDKTGTLTRGEPELTDVATYDGLPEQELLQLVASAERSSEHPLGEAIVRGARKRGVEPGEAEGFEAVAGGGVKARVEGRNVLVGSQRFLEESGISGDGLAPRGEELARDGKTPVFVAVDGEPAGLVAVADTLREEAREAIEQLHGMGLEVAMITGDDRRTAEAIARELGIDRVLAEVLPQDKAAEVRRLQEEGRKVGMVGDGINDAPALAQADVGIAIGTGTDVAMEAADITLISGDVRGVARAIKLSKATMKNIKQNLFWAFAYNVALIPVAAGVLYLFFSDGTVPEVLHPILGEYGFLNPVLAAAAMALSSVTVLGNALRLRRVRIA
- a CDS encoding metal-sensitive transcriptional regulator, yielding MSEERSRSEAPSNGGSCDVHGYIKADHKDKLINRLRRIEGQVRGVQGMVEREEYCIDILTQISSLIAASEKVAAMVLKDHMDHCVREAVKDGERADEKMEELTAAVERFLKLDRR
- a CDS encoding heavy-metal-associated domain-containing protein, with the translated sequence MTEIRLTVPDMSCGHCKAAIEGELTKLPTVQANADPDTKIVEVSYDESRVGEKEIKAAIEEAGYTVAA